From a single Silene latifolia isolate original U9 population chromosome 6, ASM4854445v1, whole genome shotgun sequence genomic region:
- the LOC141586523 gene encoding uncharacterized protein LOC141586523 — protein sequence MAAIDDEASISVANHPPENSLSSAAAADEELRLLDDVVRSLPPAVVKDLLSLEVCPQCVLRLLGKYGPSYCNSSSIFSLFSAVVGDQLSSDVSLSGESDKKDVYCSVCFGILQFIYADEKQSLVKKDCANDLAVLIAELARQEGHQIDDFTLEVSIPPIIVEKDNAKRLFIKEKYGSEIWFQDVLQSEALSVKDALKISITQPLETLLGIKSGTSSFRVRLTYTSSDYPTKTVNERESKQAYKKQKTGISNGIRTSNGSDIGDNLKDENSLTNGKVSACCLTIQLHRTPIFIGGRYLKLSRNVSQTRWIIDDERMGEASVEEILANSVLPMCRGDNCKFHAAGREDIDVRMLGSGRPFLLEIQNPKVEPSQASLREMEFKINNSESKLVKVKNLKVVNEQGWTLMREGEAEKQKEYAALVWISRELEEKDLETISSLKDLQVLQRTPVRVLHRRSPLEREKIIHWMKIEKISGSSQYFLLHLCTQAGTYIKEFVHGDLGRTQPSLGSILGCRAEILQLDVTDVKMDCFMTE from the exons ATGGCCGCCATAGACGACGAAGCATCTATTTCTGTCGCAAATCATCCGCCGGAAAACTCGTTATCCTCCGCCGCCGCCGCCGACGAAGAGCTCCGCCTCCTTGACGACGTCGTTCGATCCCTACCGCCTGCAGTAGTTAAGGACTTACTATCCTTAGAG GTATGCCCTCAGTGTGTACTACGACTATTGGGGAAATATGGTCCAAGTTACTGCAACTCGTCGAGCATCTTTAGTTTGTTCTCTGCAGTTGTTGGCGATCAGCTCAGTTCTGATGTTTCTTTGTCGGGGGAATCAGATAAGAAGGATGTTTATTGTAGTGTCTGTTTTGGTATCCTCCAGTTTATTTATGCTGATGAGAAACAATCCCTAGTCAAGAAGGATTGTGCCAATGACTTAGCTGTATTGATAGCGGAACTTGCGAGGCAAGAAGGCCATCAAATTGATGATTTTACTCTTGAAGTGTCTATCCCTCCTATTATTGTGGAGAAAGACAATGCTAAAAG GTTATTTATAAAAGAGAAGTATGGTTCAGAAATTTGGTTTCAAGACGTGCTTCAATCAGAAGCCCTTTCAGTGAAGGATGCCCTAAAGATATCTATCACACAGCCCCTCGAGACACTGTTA GGTATCAAATCTGGTACGAGCTCCTTCCGTGTTCGGTTAACTTACACTTCTTCTGACTACCCAACGAAGACTGTAAATGAAAGGGAGAGCAAGCAGGCGTACAAGAAACAAAAAACAG GTATCAGCAATGGCATAAGAACTAGTAATGGCTCTGATATTGGTGACAATTTGAAGGATGAAAATTCTCTCACAAATGGGAAG GTTTCCGCATGCTGCTTGACGATACAACTTCATAGAACACCCATCTTTATCGGTGGCAGATACTTGAAG TTATCAAGGAATGTGAGTCAGACACGTTGGATTATCGATGATGAAAGAATGGGAGAAGCATCTGTTGAG GAGATCTTGGCAAATAGTGTTCTTCCAATGTGTAGGGGTGATAACTGCAAGTTCCACGCTGCTGGTAGAGAAGATATAGAT GTCCGAATGTTAGGTTCTGGACGCCCATTCTTACTTGAGATCCAAAATCCCAAGGTTGAGCCATCACAAGCATCATTGAGAGAGATGGAATTCAAAATCAATAACTCAGAAAGCAAATTG GTGAAAGTGAAAAATCTCAAAGTTGTCAATGAACAAGGGTGGACGCTGATGCGTGAAGGTGAAGCAGAAAAGCAG AAGGAGTATGCTGCCCTGGTGTGGATTTCTCGCGAACTAGAGGAAAAAGACTTGGAGACTATATCTTCGTTAAAGGATTTG CAAGTACTACAGAGGACACCAGTGAGAGTGCTTCACCGCCGAAGTCCTCTAGAACGTGAAAAGATAATCCACTG GATGAAGATAGAGAAGATTTCTGGAAGTAGCCAATACTTTCTCCTGCATCTCTGTACCCAG GCTGGAACATACATCAAAGAATTTGTGCACGGGGATCTAGGACGCACTCAACCAAG CCTGGGTTCAATACTAGGTTGTAGGGCGGAGATTCTACAACTTGATGTAACTGATGTCAAGATGGACTGCTTCATGACTGAATGA